From Haliaeetus albicilla chromosome 31, bHalAlb1.1, whole genome shotgun sequence, one genomic window encodes:
- the LOC138683130 gene encoding olfactory receptor 14A16-like — translation MSNSSSITQFLLLAFANTQELQLLHFWLFLGIYLAALLGNGLIITAIACDHHLHTPMYFFLLNLSLLDLGSISTTVPKAMANSLWNNRAISYPGCAAQVFLLVFLISAEYFLLTVMAYDRYVAICKPLHYGTLLGSRACVHMAAAAWGCGFLSAVLHTASTFSLPLCQGNAVDQFFCEIPQILKLSCSDAYLREVGVLGVGVCLDFGCFVFLVLSYGQIFRAVLRIPSEQGWHKVFSMCLPHLAVVSLFISTGSFAYLKPPSISSPSLDLLVAVLYSVVPPAMNPLIYSMRNHEIKGALRKLMTGCFLEGVNCLLSSA, via the coding sequence atgtccaacagcagctccatcacccagttcctcctcctggcatttgctaacacgcaggagctgcagctcttgcacttctggctcttcctgggcatctacctggctgccctcctgggaaaCGGCCTCATCATCACTGCCATAGCCTgtgaccaccacctccacacacccatgtacttcttcctcctcaacctctccctcctcgacttgggctccatctccaccactgtccctaAAGCCATGGCCAACTCCCTCTGGAACAACAGGGCCATCTCCTACCCAGGATGTGCTGCCCAGGTCTTTCTGTTAGTCTTTTTGATCtcagcagaatattttcttctcactgtcatggcctatgaccgctacgttgccatctgcaaacccctgcactacgggacactcctgggcagcagagcttgtgtccacatggcagcagctgcctggggctgtgggtttctcagtgctgtgctgcacactgccagtacattttcactacccctctgccaaggcaatgctgtggaccagttcttctgtgaaatcccccagatcctcaagctctcctgctcagatgcctacctcagggaagttggggTACTTGGAGTTGGTGTCTGTTTAGACTttggctgttttgttttccttgtgctgtcctatgggcagatcttcagggccgtgctgaggatcccctctgagcagggatggCACAAAgtcttttccatgtgcctccctcacctggctgtGGTCTCCTTGTTTATAAGCACTGGCAgttttgcctacctgaagcccccctccatctcctccccatccctggacctgctggtagcagttctgtactcggtggtgcctccagccatgaaccccctcatctacagcatgagaaacCATGAGATCAAGGGTGCCCTGAGAAAACTAATGACTGGATGCTTTTTAGAAGGAGTAAACTGCCTCTTGTCTTCTGCGTAG